The following nucleotide sequence is from Treponema primitia ZAS-1.
CCCCCAGTTGTCCCCCCGTTTAATCTGTTCAGTGACCATTTTGACGGCATACTCGGTAAGGCGTTTGCGCAGGCCGCCATAGGCGGAGACCTGGATTTCCACGTCGATTACGATACCCGTTTTGGTACGAACTTTTACGTCCAAAACGCCTGCTTTGTCATCTGCAAACTCCCGTTTGAGATTGGGGTCCACGATGGTTAGGCTGTCGTATTCCGTCTCGGGCAGATTCAGGGCAGCTTTTAAAAACCCGGCAAGAATATCGATATTCCGCTGGTCGCCGAAGATAAGTTTGAAAACATAGTCCACCATAATTTTGAGCACCGGTTTTTTCATAAAAACCTCCTGCCCCAGATAGGGAATTAGACCCTGATTTTGCTTTAGTCTGCGGAAAAATATTTTTGTTTTTTGATCATACTCAAGGCCCATTCCTATACTGCAATCCGGTCTTTGTATTATGTGATATCGGCGGGCGTGGGGAGGGGTACGCCCGCCTTCATGTATATGGAATTCTCTGTCGTAGTAGACCCGCGCAGCGGGGCTGCGGAGACAGGTTCTACATGCACATGAAGACGGGTGTACCCCTCCCCACGCCCGTCTTTGCCGACAAAGTACAAGAAAAAAGATATAGTATTAGGTTGACAATTCTCAAAACTTAACTTATACTGTATTCTCTACAGCATACTTAAAGGTTGTTATGCACTATAATTTTGGCGAAAAAATCCGGGCAGTCCGGGAGCGGCGATCCCTCACCCTGCGGGAGG
It contains:
- a CDS encoding Rpn family recombination-promoting nuclease/putative transposase is translated as MKKPVLKIMVDYVFKLIFGDQRNIDILAGFLKAALNLPETEYDSLTIVDPNLKREFADDKAGVLDVKVRTKTGIVIDVEIQVSAYGGLRKRLTEYAVKMVTEQIKRGDNWG